A DNA window from Trypanosoma brucei brucei TREU927 chromosome 10, whole genome shotgun sequence contains the following coding sequences:
- a CDS encoding ADP-ribosylation factor, putative gives MSSSEHDSRVAYCKEHNVHHLFELMASRLLVERPENPFEYLRELLVTVENSKKQTAHDPTMLPSSPLGAKDKLTKITIGTFGIENAGKTTIISALGGNIEKNPMPTVGFTPTRFQTDRCDLCIFDLGGGANFRGIWVHYFHDCHGFMFVIDSAADDAVVEESLNALRTVAQHKHVRGKPVLVLANKKDLKSSRGVEIVSEGLLEELFGDVSLYHLVPSCGIEEDPELEKGVDWLLTKIQKEYTHIDKLVESQTLEVKMEAEQKRKKLLEE, from the coding sequence ATGAGCAGTTCTGAACACGATAGTCGTGTTGCGTACTGTAAGGAGCATAATGTGCATCATCTCTTTGAGCTCATGGCTTCCAGGTTGCTAGTTGAGCGCCCCGAGAACCCTTTTGAATACCTTCGGGAGTTGCTGGTCACGGTGGAGAACTCCAAGAAGCAAACAGCACATGATCCCACAATGCTTCCGTCGTCGCCATTGGGGGCGAAGGACAAGCTGACGAAGATCACAATAGGCACATTTGGTATTGAGAATGCCGGCAAAACAACGATCATTTCTGCTTTGGGAGGAAATATTGAGAAGAATCCTATGCCTACCGTCGGATTCACTCCTACAAGATTCCAGACGGATAGGTGCGATCTTTGCATCTTCGACCTTGGCGGAGGCGCCAACTTTCGAGGAATTTGGGTTCACTATTTCCACGACTGTCATGGTTTCATGTTCGTCATCGACTCTGCAGCGGATGATGCGGTTGTGGAGGAATCCCTCAATGCACTTCGCACTGTAGCGCAGCACAAGCATGTGCGTGGCAAGCCGGTGCTGGTGCTGGCTAACAAAAAGGACTTAAAGAGTAGCAGAGGCGTTGAGATTGTTTCTGAAGGCCTCTTGGAGGAACTCTTTGGGGATGTTTCTCTCTACCATCTAGTGCCTTCATGTGGCATTGAGGAGGATCCTGAACTGGAGAAGGGCGTTGATTGGCTATTGACGAAGATACAGAAGGAATATACTCACATTGATAAGTTGGTGGAAAGTCAGACGCTGGAGGTAAAAATGGAGGCggaacaaaagaggaagaagttgCTTGAAGAATAG